Within the Deltaproteobacteria bacterium genome, the region TCCACCGCGCGAACCTGGCCTTCCGCGCGGTCGCCGTGCCGGCGGGCCGGCACACGGTCGCGTTCCGCTACGAGCCGAGGTCGGTGCGGGTAGGTCTGGCGCTGACGGCACTCGCAGGATGCGTCATCGTGGGGATGCTGGTCGGCGCCGAGGTGGCGGTGCGGTGATCGACCCGAGCGCGATCAGACCTCGGCGGCGTGAGCAGAGACGCACACCCCGCTCCGGGCCGCCGCCCTTCTACCGCCTGGTCTATCGCGTCGTCCGTCGCATCCCGCGCGGCAGGGTGGTCACCTACGGCCAGGTGGCCGCCATCCTCGGCCAACCGCGCGGCGCGC harbors:
- a CDS encoding MGMT family protein, giving the protein MRHRGDAGRRRGGGAVIDPSAIRPRRREQRRTPRSGPPPFYRLVYRVVRRIPRGRVVTYGQVAAILGQPRGA